One region of Trinickia violacea genomic DNA includes:
- a CDS encoding aldehyde dehydrogenase family protein, translated as MDSFDPALVAVRSAHFIGGRYVAGAAALDVARPSDGVVYADLPIADAELVDRAVEDAWHAFKTSDWARCAPRERARVMRRWAELIEADVETLARLESVGSTRPIRDAAQWDVPFTAEGIRFYSEFADKVGGEVAATRPDHLGMIVAEPYGVIGAIAPWNFPLVMASWKIAPALAAGNAVVLKPSELTPFSTLRLAELAIEAGVPAGIFNVVQGDGRTTGDALVRHPKIAKVTFTGSSKTGAAIMSACAETGTKPCTLELGGKSPQIVFADAPDLDLVARRVAGAITGNAGQVCVAGSRLIVERSAAPRLIDGIGAVFQALKAGHTWAPGTTLSPIISAGQAQRIDGIVARTVQQGAQIATGGGRIAVEGEGAFYAPTILTDVTTESEAVREEVFGPVLTVQTFDDEDEALALASHEKYGLASGVHTSDLSRALRAMRSLEAGTVWINRYGRTSDFVIPTGGYKQSGLGKDLGRHAFEANLRFKSVLIDLNQGA; from the coding sequence ATGGACAGCTTCGATCCCGCTCTTGTCGCCGTGCGCAGCGCGCACTTCATCGGAGGCCGCTATGTGGCGGGTGCGGCGGCGCTCGACGTCGCGCGCCCGTCGGACGGCGTCGTGTATGCCGACCTGCCGATCGCCGATGCGGAGCTCGTCGACCGCGCGGTGGAAGACGCGTGGCACGCGTTCAAGACGAGCGACTGGGCGCGCTGCGCGCCGCGCGAGCGGGCCCGCGTGATGCGCCGCTGGGCCGAGCTGATCGAGGCCGACGTCGAGACACTCGCGCGGCTGGAGTCGGTCGGCTCGACGCGGCCGATCCGCGACGCCGCGCAGTGGGACGTGCCGTTCACGGCCGAGGGCATCCGCTTCTATTCGGAGTTCGCCGACAAAGTCGGGGGAGAGGTCGCGGCGACGCGTCCCGATCATCTGGGCATGATCGTCGCCGAGCCGTACGGCGTGATCGGCGCGATCGCGCCATGGAATTTTCCGTTGGTGATGGCGTCGTGGAAGATCGCGCCCGCGCTCGCGGCGGGCAACGCGGTGGTGCTGAAACCGTCCGAGCTGACGCCGTTTTCGACGCTGCGCTTGGCCGAGCTCGCGATCGAAGCGGGCGTGCCTGCCGGCATCTTCAACGTCGTCCAAGGCGACGGACGCACGACGGGCGATGCGCTCGTGCGTCATCCGAAGATCGCCAAGGTCACGTTCACCGGGTCGAGCAAGACGGGGGCGGCGATCATGAGCGCCTGCGCCGAGACCGGCACGAAGCCCTGCACGCTCGAGCTGGGCGGCAAGAGCCCGCAGATCGTGTTCGCCGATGCGCCCGATCTCGATCTCGTCGCGCGCCGCGTCGCGGGGGCGATCACGGGCAACGCGGGACAGGTGTGCGTGGCCGGTTCGCGGCTGATTGTCGAGCGCTCGGCGGCGCCGCGTTTGATCGACGGCATCGGGGCGGTGTTCCAAGCGCTCAAGGCCGGGCACACATGGGCGCCGGGCACCACGCTCTCGCCAATCATTTCCGCGGGCCAGGCGCAGCGCATCGACGGCATCGTCGCGCGCACGGTGCAGCAGGGCGCGCAAATCGCGACAGGCGGTGGGCGGATCGCCGTGGAAGGCGAGGGCGCGTTCTACGCGCCGACCATCCTGACGGACGTGACGACGGAATCGGAAGCGGTGCGCGAAGAGGTATTCGGCCCGGTGCTGACCGTGCAGACCTTCGACGACGAAGACGAAGCGCTCGCACTCGCGAGTCATGAGAAATATGGCTTGGCGTCGGGCGTCCATACGTCGGACTTGAGCCGCGCGCTGCGCGCGATGCGCAGCCTCGAAGCGGGCACAGTCTGGATCAATCGCTATGGGCGTACGTCCGATTTCGTGATCCCGACCGGCGGTTATAAGCAGTCGGGGCTCGGCAAGGATCTGGGACGTCACGCGTTCGAGGCGAATTTGCGCTTCAAGAGCGTGTTGATCGATTTGAATCAGGGGGCTTGA